A genomic segment from Nicotiana tabacum cultivar K326 chromosome 7, ASM71507v2, whole genome shotgun sequence encodes:
- the LOC107765505 gene encoding germin-like protein subfamily 1 member 17, translating to MSMSWLIATLAIAAFFSSQLAYAYDLNPLQDICVGDTDSNGSVFMNGQFCKDPKLAKSDDFFASGLNIKGNIALPKWGYSVTILDAITMPGLNTLGISISRADLEPKGLVPFHTHPRATELITILEGTIYAGFLLPDFPNIFKSRLFSKILNPGEVFVIPEGLIHFLYNVGHNNATVLASFNSQRPGFVMIPSEIFASDPPILDDVLAKGFQLDKKVIKQLRKKFS from the exons ATGAGCATGAGCTGGTTAATAGCAACTTTAGCCATTGCTGCTTTCTTTTCATCCCAATTAGCTTACGCCTATGATCTCAACCCTCTACAAGACATATGTGTTGGAGATACAGACTCTAACGGTTCTG TATTCATGAATGGACAGTTTTGCAAAGACCCAAAGCTTGCAAAATCAGACGATTTCTTTGCTTCAGGTCTTAATATAAAAGGAAATATAGCGCTCCCTAAGTGGGGCTATTCTGTGACTATTTTGGATGCAATCACAATGCCTGGACTCAACACTCTTGGTATTTCTATATCTCGTGCTGACTTAGAACCGAAGGGTCTAGTCCCATTTCACACACACCCTCGAGCTACCGAGCTTATAACTATATTGGAAGGTACTATTTATGCTGGATTTCTTCTCCCTGATTTTCCCAACATTTTTAAGAGTCGTCTCTTCTCGAAAATTTTGAATCCTGGAGAAGTGTTTGTTATCCCAGAAGGTCTTATTCACTTCCTATATAATGTGGGACATAACAATGCTACTGTACTCGCTTCTTTCAACAGTCAACGTCCGGGATTCGTCATGATTCCGAGTGAAATCTTTGCTTCAGATCCACCTATTCTCGATGATGTTCTTGCCAAAGGTTTCCagcttgataagaaagtgatcaaaCAACTTCGGAAGAAATTCTCCTAA